In a genomic window of Octopus bimaculoides isolate UCB-OBI-ISO-001 chromosome 25, ASM119413v2, whole genome shotgun sequence:
- the LOC106880683 gene encoding peroxisomal sarcosine oxidase isoform X1, which yields MAAVYDAIVVGAGINGSSTAHYLQKNGYRTLLLEQFPLPHSRGSSHGQSRITRKAYFQEIFAEMMKEAYPMWAQLERDSETQLYKKSQLLVMSTPQSSYMDTVKRVLIDKKMTFKDVPADRLLKEFNIKVPAGSKALIEPEGGILRADQALMTFQNQFKKLGGKIIDGTPVLSVEPGEIIKLHTTKGMFQSRNVVLCQGSWAKIFFNQLGIDFPLKPMKISVGYFKSKVPGQYELKNNFPAFYYGNGIDEFYGLPAEEYPGMLKLFLHHGPEIDPNKRDQVDSRYTIEKCEQLVKDIFPGLELHPSIIETCIYTMTPDEQFVLDRHPKFPNLILGAGFSGHGFKLAPVTGKILGEMVMNKRPSYDMSHFRLDRFSRKSLL from the exons TTCCCACTGCCACACAGCAGAGGAAGTTCCCATGGTCAAAGTCGAATCACCAGGAAGGCCTACTTCCAGGAAATCTTTGCTGAGATGATGAAGGAAGCTTATCCCATGTGGGCACAACTGGAACGAGATTCTGAGACTCAACTCTACAA GAAGAGCCAGCTACTTGTCATGTCCACCCCGCAGAGCAGTTACATGGACACAGTGAAAAGGGTCCTAATTGACAAGAAAATGACCTTTAAAGATGTGCCAGCTGACCGTTTGCTCAAGGAATTCAACATAAAAGTTCCAGCAGGTTCCAAAGCACTCATTGAACCTGAAGGAGGAATTCTGCGAGCAGACCAAGCACTGATGACGTTCCAG AATCAGTTCAAGAAGCTTGGTGGCAAAATCATTGATGGAACCCCCGTATTATCTGTGGAACCAGGGGAGATTATTAAGCTGCATACAACCAAAGGAATGTTCCAGTCTCGAAATGTTGTCTTGTGCCAAGGATCGTGggccaaaatatttttcaaccaaTTAGGAATTGATTTTCCTCTGAAG CCAATGAAGATCAGTGTTGGATATTTTAAATCGAAGGTGCCAGGACAATATGAACTTAAGAACAATTTCCCAGCATTTTATTATGGGAATGGTATTGATGAGTTCTATGGACTTCCAGCAGAAGAATATCCTGGAATGCTAAAG TTGTTTTTGCACCATGGTCCTGAAATCGACCCAAACAAACGAGATCAGGTTGACTCCAGGTATACAATTGAAAAATGTGAGCAACTTGTCAAAGACATATTTCCAGGATTGGAACTGCATCCAAGTATTATAGAAACATGTATTTACACG ATGACCCCAGATGAACAATTTGTTTTGGACAGGCATCCAAAGTTCCCTAACCTTATTTTGGGTGCTGGATTTTCAG GACATGGTTTTAAGCTGGCACCAGTGACAGGGAAAATTCTTGGAGAAATGGTCATGAACAAAAGACCTTCATATGACATGAGCCATTTCCGATTGGATCGGTTTTCTAGAAAATCCTTATTATGA